From a single Sorghum bicolor cultivar BTx623 chromosome 5, Sorghum_bicolor_NCBIv3, whole genome shotgun sequence genomic region:
- the LOC8073607 gene encoding probable mediator of RNA polymerase II transcription subunit 26c isoform X3, with translation MDRGQRLGRALDAFGGDMWALVDAALDAAARDRPDDLRARRDGIVERLYAAATAGCSNCAGRPPPLAALAAAGLDEEDGEEAAPASSAVALEAEADAQAGGAEERAEELGAGAPGLESKIVAIRDFLDDPNQPEDELVRLLQSLADMDVTYSALQETDIGRQVNGLRKHSSAEVRRLVKQLIRKWKEIVDEWVRLHNSGSDGSATVMTADGDSPDKIQGRSHQSPRVSGFQYSPSPQRQNGSASERAINGFDSTMDAKRRASPVPAHHNSKQMNNNHNSATTTSSAPAKVTREQRQSLLDLDKLDSARKRLQENYQEAQNAKKQRTIQVMDINDIPKPKNRNAFIRKSASSGLPARNR, from the exons ATGGACCGGGGCCAGCGCCTCGGCCGCGCGCTGGACGCCTTCGGGGGCGACATGTGGGCGCTGGTTGACGCCGCGCTGGACGCGGCCGCGCGGGACCGCCCCGACGACCTGCGCGCGCGCCGCGACGGCATCGTCGAGCGCCTctacgccgccgccaccgccggctGTAGCAACTGCGCCGGGCGTCCGCCGCCTCTTGCTGCTTTAGCGGCGGCGGGGCTGGATGAGGAGGACGGCGAGGAGGCGGCTCCGGCTTCTTCAGCGGTGGCTTTGGAGGCGGAGGCTGACGCGCAAGCCGGTGGCGCAGAGGAGCGAGCAGAGGAGCTCGGCGCCGGCGCGCCCGGGCTCGAGAGCAAGATCGTGGCCATAAGGGACTTCTTGGATGACCCCAATCAG CCCGAGGACGAGCTGGTGCGCTTGCTGCAGAGCCTGGCAGACATGGACGTCACCTACAGCGCCCTCCAG GAGACTGACATCGGGCGGCAGGTGAATGGTCTGCGCAAGCACTCTTCTGCCGAGGTCAGGCGACTGGTGAAGCAGCTGATCAG GAAGTGGAAGGAGATAGTGGACGAATGGGTGCGCCTGCACAATTCCGGCAGTGACGGCAGCGCCACAGTTATGA CAGCTGATGGTGACTCCCCAGATAAAATCCAAGGCAGGAGCCACCAAAGCCCTCGG GTTTCAGGATTTCAGTATTCTCCCAGCCCACAGAGGCAAA ATGGTTCAGCTTCAGAGAGGGCTATCAATGGGTTTGATTCAACAATGGATGCAAAGCGTAGGGCCAGCCCTGTACCAGCACATCATAATTCCAAGCAGATGAACAACAACCATAACTCTGCTACTACTACGTCATCTGCTCCAGCT AAAGTGACAAGGGAGCAAAGGCAGAGTCTTTTGGACCTTGACAAGCTTGACTCTGCTAGGAAGAGGCTCCAGGAGAATTATCAAGAAGCACAAAATG CCAAAAAGCAGAGGACAATCCAAGTGATGGACATCAATGACATACCGAAGCCAAAAAACAGAAACGCCTTCATCCGCAAGAGCGCCAGCAGTGGGCTCCCGGCGAGGAACCGATAA
- the LOC8070678 gene encoding citrate-binding protein, protein MAHGVNAAFLLLASSSPLLVLQLLLVSTSCALLLRSARGEDLLTNGFTAVELAEAQFKVQKPYDVPLTERYEFVDGVRRMWVYATDHPITTAHPGGPRTETKIELIYSSGVWQFEGYGYIPYGTSGASVMQIFGAAEHATTLMLHVYDGNLTYYHDDTRVVDAGVYDRWFRLNVVHDVAASNVTVFVDGEHRLTVPGRGGDSHYFKFGVYGQTKNGMSHLMESWWRDVKVFTKC, encoded by the exons ATGGCTCATGGCGTGAACGCTGCGTTCCTGCTCCTGGCCTCGTCGTCGCCATTGCTCGTGTTGCAGCTGCTGCTGGTGTCCACGTCGTGCGCCCTGCTGTTGCGCTCGGCTCGCGGCGAGGACCTACTGACCAATGGCTTCACCGCCGTGGAGCTGGCGGAGGCGCAGTTCAAGGTGCAGAAGCCCTACGACGTGCCGCTGACCGAGCGCTACGAGTTCGTCGACGGCGTGCGGCGGATGTGGGTCTACGCCACCGACCACCCCATCACCACCGCCCACCCCGGCGGCCCCCGCACAGAGACCAAGATCGAG CTGATCTACAGCTCCGGGGTGTGGCAGTTCGAGGGGTACGGGTACATCCCGTACGGCACGTCGGGCGCGTCGGTGATGCAGATCTTCGGCGCGGCGGAGCACGCGACGACGCTGATGCTGCACGTCTACGACGGCAACCTCACCTACTACCACGACGACACGAGGGTGGTCGACGCCGGCGTCTACGACAGGTGGTTCAGGCTCAACGTGGTCCACGACGTCGCGGCGTCCAATGTGACGGTGTTCGTGGACGGCGAGCACCGGCTGACGGTGCCCGGCCGCGGCGGGGACTCGCACTACTTCAAGTTCGGCGTGTATGGGCAGACCAAGAACGGCATGTCGCACCTCATGGAGTCGTGGTGGAGGGACGTCAAGGTCTTCACCAAGTGTTGA
- the LOC8073608 gene encoding exocyst complex component EXO70B1, giving the protein MDRIPVAPLKSSSFSAATSREEKLARNLSLGPIKLTEHIKEAHKEKAAASDAGPDEAAEPDLAALSAEIDAFLAAPRDGDAPPPAVSEVTLDRFASAVEQEIAQSEGTDNKWAPNEAGDAPPLLAAIKRLAALASALTADQGAATYSIGVHRVTGVLHRAMTFVEDEFHGTLEDPRVAKVAPPAGDTGSATGRSMKRPPSFGQGAELDRCVVPTAFCDASPPFPPETVGRLRAMAEAMFAAGYETECTQVFLVARRNTLDASLQSLGYDKASIDDVVKMPWEALESEIATWIKAFRHTVEVDLPGERDLCARVFAVAGQRSLGRDIFADLAHCAMLHLLNFTEAVVLTKRAAEKLFKVLDMYEAVRDAVPMVDKFLVPPPDGEGEGAGAPAADEDGGSGSASTALAEIKHELASVCTRLGESAAAIFCDLECSIRADAGKQPVPGGAVHPLTRYLMNYLKYACEYKKTMEQVFQEYRRPDDDDAQHEGGGGDPFAAQLMEVMELLHTNLEGKSRLYKDPSLSSIFLMNNGRYMLQKIRGSPEINAVVGEAWSRKRSTDLRQYHKNYQRETWSRVLNLLRDDGVITVKGHVQKQVLKDRFKQFNAAMDEIQRTQGSWVVSDEQLQSELRVSIAAVIVPAYRSFLGRFSQHFTAGRQTEKYVKLSGEDLEAIIEELFDGNAVSMPRRRT; this is encoded by the coding sequence ATGGACAGGATCCCCGTCGCGCCGCTCAAGTCCAGCAGCTTCTCGGCCGCCACCTCCCGCGAGGAGAAGCTCGCCCGCAACCTCTCCCTCGGCCCCATCAAGCTCACCGAGCACATCAAGGAGGCGCACAAGGAGAAAGCAGCCGCCTCCGACGCCGGCCCCGACGAGGCCGCGGAGCCGGACCTCGCCGCGCTGTCGGCCGAGATCGACGCGTTCCTTGCCGCCCCCAGGGACGGcgacgcgccgccgccggccgtgtCGGAGGTGACGCTGGACAGGTTCGCCAGCGCCGTCGAGCAGGAGATCGCGCAGTCCGAGGGGACCGACAACAAGTGGGCGCCCAACGAGGCCGGCGACGCGCCGCCGCTCCTCGCCGCGATCAAGCGCCTGGCCGCGCTCGCGTCCGCGCTCACCGCGGACCAGGGTGCCGCCACGTACAGCATCGGGGTGCACCGCGTCACCGGCGTGCTCCACCGCGCCATGACGTTCGTGGAGGACGAGTTCCACGGGACGCTGGAGGACCCCCGCGTCGCCAAGGTGGCCCCTCCGGCCGGCGACACCGGCAGCGCCACGGGCCGGTCCATGAAGCGGCCGCCGTCGTTCGGGCAGGGCGCCGAGCTGGACCGGTGCGTCGTCCCGACCGCCTTCTGcgacgcgtcgccgccgttccctCCCGAGACGGTGGGCCGTCTCCGCGCCATGGCGGAGGCCATGTTCGCCGCCGGGTACGAGACGGAGTGCACGCAGGTGTTCCTGGTGGCGCGGCGGAACACGCTGGACGCGTCGCTGCAGAGCCTCGGGTACGACAAGGCCAGCATCGACGACGTGGTGAAGATGCCCTGGGAGGCGCTGGAGTCGGAGATCGCGACGTGGATCAAGGCGTTCCGGCACACCGTCGAGGTGGACCTCCCCGGCGAGCGCGACCTGTGCGCCCGCGTCTTCGCCGTCGCCGGGCAGAGGTCCCTCGGCCGCGACATCTTCGCCGACCTCGCGCACTGCGCCATGCTGCACTTGCTCAACTTCACCGAGGCCGTGGTGCTCACGAAGCGCGCCGCGGAGAAGCTCTTCAAGGTGCTCGACATGTACGAGGCCGTCCGCGACGCCGTCCCCATGGTGGACAAGTTCCTCGTCCCGCCGCCCGACGGCGAGGGCGAGGGAGCCGGGGCCCCAGCAGCTGACGAagacggcggcagcggcagcgcgtCCACTGCCCTGGCTGAGATCAAGCACGAGCTGGCCTCGGTGTGCACCCGGCTGGGCGAGTCGGCGGCGGCCATCTTCTGCGACCTGGAGTGCTCCATCCGCGCGGACGCCGGGAAGCAGCCGGTGCCCGGCGGCGCGGTGCACCCGCTGACACGGTACCTGATGAACTACCTCAAGTACGCGTGCGAGTACAAGAAGACGATGGAGCAGGTGTTCCAGGAGTACCGTCgccccgacgacgacgacgcgcagcacgaaggcggcggcggggacCCGTTCGCGGCGCAGCTGATGGAGGTGATGGAGCTGCTGCACACCAACCTGGAAGGCAAGTCGCGGCTGTACAAGGACCCGTCGCTGAGCAGCATCTTCCTGATGAACAACGGGAGGTACATGCTGCAGAAGATCCGGGGATCGCCGGAGATCAACGCGGTGGTGGGCGAGGCGTGGTCGCGGAAGCGGTCGACGGACCTGCGGCAGTACCACAAGAACTACCAGCGGGAGACGTGGAGCCGCGTGCTGAACCTGCTGCGCGACGACGGCGTGATCACCGTGAAGGGACACGTGCAGAAGCAGGTGCTCAAGGACAGGTTCAAGCAGTTCAACGCCGCCATGGACGAGATCCAGCGGACGCAGGGGAGCTGGGTGGTGAGCGACGAGCAGCTGCAGTCGGAGCTCCGCGTCTCCATCGCCGCCGTCATCGTGCCGGCGTACCGGTCCTTCCTTGGACGGTTCTCGCAGCACTTCACCGCCGGGAGGCAGACGGAGAAGTACGTCAAGCTCAGCGGCGAGGACCTGGAGGCCATCATCGAGGAGCTCTTCGACGGCAACGCCGTGTCCATGCCCAGGAGAAGGACGTAA
- the LOC8073607 gene encoding probable mediator of RNA polymerase II transcription subunit 26c isoform X4, whose amino-acid sequence MDRGQRLGRALDAFGGDMWALVDAALDAAARDRPDDLRARRDGIVERLYAAATAGCSNCAGRPPPLAALAAAGLDEEDGEEAAPASSAVALEAEADAQAGGAEERAEELGAGAPGLESKIVAIRDFLDDPNQPEDELVRLLQSLADMDVTYSALQETDIGRQVNGLRKHSSAEVRRLVKQLIRKWKEIVDEWVRLHNSGSDGSATVMTDGDSPDKIQGRSHQSPRVSGFQYSPSPQRQNGSASERAINGFDSTMDAKRRASPVPAHHNSKQMNNNHNSATTTSSAPAKVTREQRQSLLDLDKLDSARKRLQENYQEAQNAKKQRTIQVMDINDIPKPKNRNAFIRKSASSGLPARNR is encoded by the exons ATGGACCGGGGCCAGCGCCTCGGCCGCGCGCTGGACGCCTTCGGGGGCGACATGTGGGCGCTGGTTGACGCCGCGCTGGACGCGGCCGCGCGGGACCGCCCCGACGACCTGCGCGCGCGCCGCGACGGCATCGTCGAGCGCCTctacgccgccgccaccgccggctGTAGCAACTGCGCCGGGCGTCCGCCGCCTCTTGCTGCTTTAGCGGCGGCGGGGCTGGATGAGGAGGACGGCGAGGAGGCGGCTCCGGCTTCTTCAGCGGTGGCTTTGGAGGCGGAGGCTGACGCGCAAGCCGGTGGCGCAGAGGAGCGAGCAGAGGAGCTCGGCGCCGGCGCGCCCGGGCTCGAGAGCAAGATCGTGGCCATAAGGGACTTCTTGGATGACCCCAATCAG CCCGAGGACGAGCTGGTGCGCTTGCTGCAGAGCCTGGCAGACATGGACGTCACCTACAGCGCCCTCCAG GAGACTGACATCGGGCGGCAGGTGAATGGTCTGCGCAAGCACTCTTCTGCCGAGGTCAGGCGACTGGTGAAGCAGCTGATCAG GAAGTGGAAGGAGATAGTGGACGAATGGGTGCGCCTGCACAATTCCGGCAGTGACGGCAGCGCCACAGTTATGA CTGATGGTGACTCCCCAGATAAAATCCAAGGCAGGAGCCACCAAAGCCCTCGG GTTTCAGGATTTCAGTATTCTCCCAGCCCACAGAGGCAAA ATGGTTCAGCTTCAGAGAGGGCTATCAATGGGTTTGATTCAACAATGGATGCAAAGCGTAGGGCCAGCCCTGTACCAGCACATCATAATTCCAAGCAGATGAACAACAACCATAACTCTGCTACTACTACGTCATCTGCTCCAGCT AAAGTGACAAGGGAGCAAAGGCAGAGTCTTTTGGACCTTGACAAGCTTGACTCTGCTAGGAAGAGGCTCCAGGAGAATTATCAAGAAGCACAAAATG CCAAAAAGCAGAGGACAATCCAAGTGATGGACATCAATGACATACCGAAGCCAAAAAACAGAAACGCCTTCATCCGCAAGAGCGCCAGCAGTGGGCTCCCGGCGAGGAACCGATAA
- the LOC8070677 gene encoding probable CCR4-associated factor 1 homolog 11, which produces MSRTSAAHQQQQHQWRRRRRQHGQVFVRQVTAANLVHELSTIRGLLERYPYVTVHAEHHGAGGDEEGNNLPPGVRIDDLPAASRYALAKVDVDSSVPYSQLGITLCDANGKLPVLPAGTAAATGQSVWQVGLHDRDSVSVSGSGSGSGGASSLSMRVFAHALFATRVVSSAETAADAGVTWVAYGGLYHLGFLLKVLTGGARLPDTKEELLASLRAYLGDRVVDARYVAARLGLEGALTRVASLLGAPAATEPWQAGERSLVACQVFMRLKGLFFAWDDTIDVHAGCIHGLQSTTSSS; this is translated from the coding sequence ATGTCCCGAACCTCGGCGGcgcatcagcagcagcagcatcagtggcggcggcggcggcggcagcatggCCAAGTGTTCGTCCGGCAGGTTACCGCGGCAAACCTCGTCCACGAGCTGTCCACGATCCGCGGCCTCCTGGAGAGGTACCCGTACGTGACCGTGCACGCGGAGCACcacggcgccggcggcgacgaGGAGGGCAACAACCTGCCGCCCGGCGTGCGCATCGACGACCTCCCGGCCGCGTCGCGGTACGCGCTGGCGAAAGTCGACGTCGACTCCTCGGTCCCCTACTCCCAGCTCGGCATCACGCTGTGCGACGCCAACGGGAAGCTCCCCGTGCTGCCCGccggcaccgccgccgccaccgggcAGTCCGTGTGGCAGGTCGGGCTCCACGACCGCGactccgtctccgtctccggctccggctccggctccggcggcgCGAGCAGCCTGAGCATGAGGGTGTTCGCGCACGCGCTGTTCGCCACGCGCGTGGTGTCGTccgccgagaccgccgccgacgccggcgTCACGTGGGTCGCGTACGGCGGGCTCTACCACCTCGGGTTCCTGCTCAAGGTGCTCACCGGCGGCGCGCGGCTGCCGGACACCAAGGAGGAGCTCCTGGCGTCGCTGAGAGCGTACCTCGGCGACAGGGTGGTGGACGCGAGGTACGTGGCGGCGCGGCTGGGCCTGGAGGGCGCTCTCACGCGCGTGGCGTCGCTGCTCGGTGCGCCGGCGGCGACGGAGCCGTGGCAGGCCGGCGAGCGGAGCCTTGTCGCGTGCCAGGTGTTCATGCGCCTCAAAGGCCTCTTCTTTGCATGGGACGACACCATAGACGTGCATGCTGGCTGTATCCATGGCTTGCAATCAACGACGTCGTCGAGCTGA
- the LOC8073607 gene encoding probable mediator of RNA polymerase II transcription subunit 26c isoform X2: MDRGQRLGRALDAFGGDMWALVDAALDAAARDRPDDLRARRDGIVERLYAAATAGCSNCAGRPPPLAALAAAGLDEEDGEEAAPASSAVALEAEADAQAGGAEERAEELGAGAPGLESKIVAIRDFLDDPNQPEDELVRLLQSLADMDVTYSALQETDIGRQVNGLRKHSSAEVRRLVKQLIRKWKEIVDEWVRLHNSGSDGSATVMTDGDSPDKIQGRSHQSPRVSGFQYSPSPQRQNGSASERAINGFDSTMDAKRRASPVPAHHNSKQMNNNHNSATTTSSAPAFSVQKVTREQRQSLLDLDKLDSARKRLQENYQEAQNAKKQRTIQVMDINDIPKPKNRNAFIRKSASSGLPARNR; this comes from the exons ATGGACCGGGGCCAGCGCCTCGGCCGCGCGCTGGACGCCTTCGGGGGCGACATGTGGGCGCTGGTTGACGCCGCGCTGGACGCGGCCGCGCGGGACCGCCCCGACGACCTGCGCGCGCGCCGCGACGGCATCGTCGAGCGCCTctacgccgccgccaccgccggctGTAGCAACTGCGCCGGGCGTCCGCCGCCTCTTGCTGCTTTAGCGGCGGCGGGGCTGGATGAGGAGGACGGCGAGGAGGCGGCTCCGGCTTCTTCAGCGGTGGCTTTGGAGGCGGAGGCTGACGCGCAAGCCGGTGGCGCAGAGGAGCGAGCAGAGGAGCTCGGCGCCGGCGCGCCCGGGCTCGAGAGCAAGATCGTGGCCATAAGGGACTTCTTGGATGACCCCAATCAG CCCGAGGACGAGCTGGTGCGCTTGCTGCAGAGCCTGGCAGACATGGACGTCACCTACAGCGCCCTCCAG GAGACTGACATCGGGCGGCAGGTGAATGGTCTGCGCAAGCACTCTTCTGCCGAGGTCAGGCGACTGGTGAAGCAGCTGATCAG GAAGTGGAAGGAGATAGTGGACGAATGGGTGCGCCTGCACAATTCCGGCAGTGACGGCAGCGCCACAGTTATGA CTGATGGTGACTCCCCAGATAAAATCCAAGGCAGGAGCCACCAAAGCCCTCGG GTTTCAGGATTTCAGTATTCTCCCAGCCCACAGAGGCAAA ATGGTTCAGCTTCAGAGAGGGCTATCAATGGGTTTGATTCAACAATGGATGCAAAGCGTAGGGCCAGCCCTGTACCAGCACATCATAATTCCAAGCAGATGAACAACAACCATAACTCTGCTACTACTACGTCATCTGCTCCAGCT TTTTCTGTGCAGAAAGTGACAAGGGAGCAAAGGCAGAGTCTTTTGGACCTTGACAAGCTTGACTCTGCTAGGAAGAGGCTCCAGGAGAATTATCAAGAAGCACAAAATG CCAAAAAGCAGAGGACAATCCAAGTGATGGACATCAATGACATACCGAAGCCAAAAAACAGAAACGCCTTCATCCGCAAGAGCGCCAGCAGTGGGCTCCCGGCGAGGAACCGATAA
- the LOC8073607 gene encoding probable mediator of RNA polymerase II transcription subunit 26c isoform X1: MDRGQRLGRALDAFGGDMWALVDAALDAAARDRPDDLRARRDGIVERLYAAATAGCSNCAGRPPPLAALAAAGLDEEDGEEAAPASSAVALEAEADAQAGGAEERAEELGAGAPGLESKIVAIRDFLDDPNQPEDELVRLLQSLADMDVTYSALQETDIGRQVNGLRKHSSAEVRRLVKQLIRKWKEIVDEWVRLHNSGSDGSATVMTADGDSPDKIQGRSHQSPRVSGFQYSPSPQRQNGSASERAINGFDSTMDAKRRASPVPAHHNSKQMNNNHNSATTTSSAPAFSVQKVTREQRQSLLDLDKLDSARKRLQENYQEAQNAKKQRTIQVMDINDIPKPKNRNAFIRKSASSGLPARNR; the protein is encoded by the exons ATGGACCGGGGCCAGCGCCTCGGCCGCGCGCTGGACGCCTTCGGGGGCGACATGTGGGCGCTGGTTGACGCCGCGCTGGACGCGGCCGCGCGGGACCGCCCCGACGACCTGCGCGCGCGCCGCGACGGCATCGTCGAGCGCCTctacgccgccgccaccgccggctGTAGCAACTGCGCCGGGCGTCCGCCGCCTCTTGCTGCTTTAGCGGCGGCGGGGCTGGATGAGGAGGACGGCGAGGAGGCGGCTCCGGCTTCTTCAGCGGTGGCTTTGGAGGCGGAGGCTGACGCGCAAGCCGGTGGCGCAGAGGAGCGAGCAGAGGAGCTCGGCGCCGGCGCGCCCGGGCTCGAGAGCAAGATCGTGGCCATAAGGGACTTCTTGGATGACCCCAATCAG CCCGAGGACGAGCTGGTGCGCTTGCTGCAGAGCCTGGCAGACATGGACGTCACCTACAGCGCCCTCCAG GAGACTGACATCGGGCGGCAGGTGAATGGTCTGCGCAAGCACTCTTCTGCCGAGGTCAGGCGACTGGTGAAGCAGCTGATCAG GAAGTGGAAGGAGATAGTGGACGAATGGGTGCGCCTGCACAATTCCGGCAGTGACGGCAGCGCCACAGTTATGA CAGCTGATGGTGACTCCCCAGATAAAATCCAAGGCAGGAGCCACCAAAGCCCTCGG GTTTCAGGATTTCAGTATTCTCCCAGCCCACAGAGGCAAA ATGGTTCAGCTTCAGAGAGGGCTATCAATGGGTTTGATTCAACAATGGATGCAAAGCGTAGGGCCAGCCCTGTACCAGCACATCATAATTCCAAGCAGATGAACAACAACCATAACTCTGCTACTACTACGTCATCTGCTCCAGCT TTTTCTGTGCAGAAAGTGACAAGGGAGCAAAGGCAGAGTCTTTTGGACCTTGACAAGCTTGACTCTGCTAGGAAGAGGCTCCAGGAGAATTATCAAGAAGCACAAAATG CCAAAAAGCAGAGGACAATCCAAGTGATGGACATCAATGACATACCGAAGCCAAAAAACAGAAACGCCTTCATCCGCAAGAGCGCCAGCAGTGGGCTCCCGGCGAGGAACCGATAA